A portion of the Lolium rigidum isolate FL_2022 chromosome 1, APGP_CSIRO_Lrig_0.1, whole genome shotgun sequence genome contains these proteins:
- the LOC124670781 gene encoding cytochrome P450 709B2-like, producing the protein MGSVYLLALVALAVVLATWVWTVAMQHLVWRPYAVAKAFRRQGIRGPAYRFFVGNNEESKAMRVATADDVLDLRSHDIIRRVLPQYQAWMAAHGKVFLSWVGYRPALCVADYDMAKQILSNKTGLHSKTDPGPNIMALLGKGLVFTEGDEWARHRRVVHPAFTMDKLKMMSKTMEECAAKVIREWEARAMAAGGVAQVEVGQQFVELTANVISHTAFGSSYKEGREVFEAQRELQYIAFSTINKVHVPGLEYVPTNTNVRRWQLNRKVRSTLMAIIDERQAAAKDAKGYGNDLLGLMLEANAGKEGQRAIMSMDDIVAECKTFFFAGHDTTSHLLTWAIFLLGTHPEWQRKLREEVLRECGGVGAPLHGDALNKLKLATMVLYETLRLYGAVTMLTRTATTDMELGGMKIPKGTSTMIPIAIMHRDEEVWGADAGEFNPDRFRDGVGRAAKHPSAMLAFSVGPRACIGQDFAMLEAKATLATILRRFEFEVAPEYVHAPADFLTLQPKCGLPVLLKLL; encoded by the exons ATGGGAAGTGTTTATT TGCTGGCCCTGGTCGCTCTCGCCGTGGTGCTGGCCACTTGGGTGTGGACAGTGGCGATGCAGCACCTGGTGTGGCGTCCCTACGCCGTCGCGAAGGCGTTCCGCCGGCAGGGTATCCGCGGGCCGGCGTACCGGTTCTTCGTCGGTAACAACGAGGAGTCCAAGGCGATGCGCGTGGCGACCGCCGACGATGTGCTGGACCTCCGCTCCCACGACATCATCCGGCGGGTGTTGCCGCAGTACCAGGCGTGGATGGCCGCGCACGGCAAGGTGTTCCTGTCGTGGGTTGGCTACAGGCCGGCGCTCTGCGTTGCGGACTACGACATGGCGAAGCAGATCCTGTCCAACAAGACCGGGCTCCACAGCAAGACGGACCCGGGACCCAACATCATGGCCTTGCTAGGCAAAGGGCTCGTCTTCACCGAGGGCGACGAGTGGGCGCGCCACCGCCGCGTCGTGCACCCGGCCTTCACCATGGACAAGCTCAAG ATGATGAGCAAGACAATGGAGGAGTGTGCGGCGAAGGTGATCCGGGAGTGGGAGGCGCGCGCCATGGCGGCGGGCGGAGTGGCGCAGGTGGAGGTCGGCCAACAGTTTGTGGAGCTGACCGCCAACGTGATCTCGCACACGGCGTTCGGGAGCAGCTACAAGGAGGGGAGAGAGGTGTTCGAGGCGCAGCGGGAGCTCCAGTACATCGCCTTCTCCACCATCAACAAGGTCCACGTCCCGGGCCTCGAGTACGTCCCGACCAACACCAACGTGCGGCGGTGGCAGCTGAATAGGAAGGTACGCAGCACGCTCATGGCGATCATCGACGAACGGCAGGCCGCCGCCAAAGATGCCAAGGGCTATGGCAACGACCTGCTCGGCCTGATGCTTGAGGCCAACGCCGGCAAAGAGGGACAGAGAGCCATCATGAGCATGGATGACATCGTTGCGGAGTGCAAGACCTTCTTCTTCGCCGGGCACGACACCACGTCGCACCTCCTCACCTGGGCTATCTTCCTCCTCGGGACGCACCCCGAGTGGCAGCGGAAGCTGAGGGAGGAGGTGCTCCGGGAGTGCGGTGGCGTGGGAGCACCATTGCACGGCGACGCCCTGAACAAGCTCAAGCTC GCGACGATGGTCCTGTACGAGACACTGAGGTTGTACGGCGCCGTGACCATGCTGACGCGGACAGCGACAACGGACATGGAGCTCGGCGGCATGAAGATCCCCAAGGGCACGTCGACGATGATACCGATAGCGATCATGCACCGCGACGAGGAGGTGTGGGGCGCCGACGCCGGCGAGTTCAACCCAGATCGGTTCCGGGACGGCGTGGGCAGGGCGGCCAAGCACCCGAGCGCGATGCTTGCCTTCTCCGTCGGCCCGCGGGCGTGCATCGGGCAAGACTTCGCGATGCTAGAGGCCAAGGCGACACTCGCCACGATCCTCCGGCGGTTCGAGTTCGAGGTCGCGCCGGAGTACGTGCACGCACCGGCCGACTTCCTGACGCTCCAGCCCAAGTGCGGGCTCCCCGTCCTGCTCAAGCTCTTATAG